The Thermocladium sp. ECH_B genomic sequence TACGTATCATTACTGAGGAAGGGCTTGAATAGGATGCCCAAGGCTGATGATGTAGCGATGACATCATTATCCAGCGGCGAGGCGAGCTACATCAATGTGTTCATGCCGGGTCCCCAAGTCAAGCAATTAATTACCAGCAACGATATCGAGTTAAGCATAGATGGCGGGACAGCGATATTATCATATAACTCAACTCAATTAATTAAGCTGGATGCAACTACTCTGGATAATTACTTGGTTAAGGTAATTTGGATCAACCTGAATGCGCTCAAGATGAATTCCATGGATTATGAATTAATCAATTTGGGAACAAGCGATGTTGCGGAGTGCGAGAAGGCGATAATAGATAATTCATTGAAGACTTATAGGAAAGCACTCGGTTAATTTGCTCAGTCTGGGGCATGGCTATCTCACCCATCGTCATCAGAAGTGGTCATCACTGATCGATCTTTAAATCATTAATTATTTAAACTTTGTCTATATGACTGAATAAATTAGATTATGGCTTATTTTATAGGGAGAAGAAGCGTGGAGTCACTCTTCCTCTTCTTCGTCGTCTTCCTCGTCCTCATCGGCCTGGGNAGAGCCCGCGTTCACAGTGGGTTCCTCCGAGGAGACCTCGCCTACAGCGTAGGATCGGCCTACCTTGGAGATCTTTACGCGAACTTTATCCCCTGGCTTGGTGTTGGGGACGAAGATTATGAAGCCGTTTACCTTCGCCACTCCATCCCCCTTGCGGGAGGTCTCAACGACCTCCACTTCCACTACGTCGCCCTCATTAACGGGCTTGGGTAGATTTCTTCGTCTTGGTGGGCCTCTGCGCCCATACGTTCTTCTTTCCGCCGTTCAAATCGCCTCGTTCGAAGTTATTTGTGGAATATGGGTTAATAAATGTTTCCTTTTCCATCCCAAGGATTCAGCGATTCCAATAATGCTTGGCCTCGTCACGATATTGGGGCTTGGGCCTCTCATCACTAAGCCGTTATTTCTCTTAAAGAATAAAAACATTGCTAATATTAAATAGAAATCATCATCAATAATGTTAATTACTCCTGTAAAAAGAGAAATATAATTATGTATTTTACCATTTAAACCACATTAACCACTTATATACTGGCTCAATTAATAATAATTCGGACCAAACATGCCGGTCAACCTACAAGACTATCAGAAAAAGGAATACGATGTGGAGTGTGATGGACGCATCACTAAACTAAAGCCAATAAAGGTATGGACGCTGGCGCCCAAGGGCAGGAAAGGCGTCGTGATAGGGCTATTCAAGTGCCCGAACGGCAAGACCATCAGGAAATCCATCGGAAAGATAGAGCCATAGTGAGCAAACAAATATAGATAATTAAAAATCAAAATCCCTATATATTTTAAAAATAATCCCATTCGCATCCCTAAATTAATTCAAAGCCTCACTGCAATCCGATAATCCAGTACCCTTTTTCCCTCTAAAGTTAAATATTGGTACTTTCATAAAAATCCCATGGATTTAGTCACCATAAAGCTAAGCGGCAGAGTATTCAATGATGTAAATAATATATCGAGGTATGTGGATATAGTGACTGGGTTCAGGAAAAGGGGCACGCTAATAGCTATAGTGACTGGGGGTGGAGACACTGCGAGGCGATACATAGAGATGGGGAGACAATTATCATTAAGCGAGGCAGCCAACGATATGTTGGGCATCGAGGCAAGCCGATTGAATGCCATGTTATTAATACACGCGATTAATAGGAGGGGAGGAGGAATATATCCAACGGTTGTGACCAGCCTAGAGGAGGCGGGGAGGGCATGGAGCAGCACCGGTTTCATAGCGATGGGGGGACTCCAGCCGGGTCAATCGACCACTATGGTCGCCACCCTGGTTTCCGAATACTTGGGCATACCAACCATAATAAATTGCGCGAATATAGACGGATTATATGCGCGGGATCCCATGATTGATCCCACGGCCACACGAATACCTAAAGCGACGATAAGCGATGTGGAGAAAATACTGGAGCACAGCGCCAACATAATAGCTGGCACATACGAGTTAATAGATAAATGGGCGCTCTCCATAATGAAGAGGAGCCGAATAAGTATGTACATAATAGATGGAAAGAACCCGAATGCCTTGGAATCCGTTCTAGCCGGCAAGAGCGATGTGGGATCCATAATAGTTCCCTACTGAGCTTCCATTCTAGCCATCATTTTGCCTCACTATTTAATTGAAGCGGAAATGTTTTATTATTGATACATTGCTCCCAGCGTATGGATAAAGATAGGTTGCGGGAAGATGTGATCAGAATAATGAGGGAAATGATACCCATTAAGGCCTTAGCGCCGGAAAACGGGGGCGAGGGGGAATTGGATAGAGCGATCTTCTTGCAGGAATATATAAAGCCGTTCTTTGATGAGGTAAGGAGAATAGATGCACCGGATCCAAGGGCTAAGGGAGGAATTAGGCCCAACATAATTGCCAGAGCCAAGGGGCGAACCCAGGGCGAGAAAACCCTCTGGGTGATTGCTCACATGGATACGGTGCCGGAGGGGGATCCCGCGCTATGGAGGTACCCTCCATTCCAGGCAACTGTGGAGGGGAACAGGATATATGGGAGGGGGGTTGAGGATGATGGACAAGGAATAGTGGAGGGAATACTCTTGGCTGAGTCGGCCAGGGATGAGGGATTGAGTGGGGTTGGCCTAATATTGGCAAGCGATGAGGAGGTTGGATCTAAGTACGGCATTCAACACATCCTTAAAGTGGAGCCCAACCTAATAAAGCCCAGCGACCTAGTTATAGTGCCTGACGCCGGTAGTCCTGATGGATCTAAGATAGAGGTGGCGGAGAAGGGAATACTATGGCTGCGCGTGAGCGTGGAGGGAAGGCAGACGCATGCTAGTACGCCGGGCAAGGGATTGAACGCGGCGAGGCTAGGCATGAGGCTGGCCTTGGAAATAGATCAATTCCTACATGAACGATACAACGCGGTTGATCCCACATTTGACCCACCCACATCAACATTTGAACCAACTAGGAGGGAGAAGAATGTGGACAACGTTAACACTATACCGGGCACCGATGTTTCCTACTTCGATTGCAGGATACTTCCAACCTATAGGGTGAATGATGTTCTGGAAGACGTCAAGAGGTTGGCCGAATCATTCTGCTCAATTTACGGCTGCAAGGCCAGGGTCGATGTGGTTAATAGGGAGGACCCAAGCCAACCAACTTCCCCGAATTCCCCCGTTGTATCAATGCTGGCCAATGCATTACGGGAAACGAGGGGAATAATTGCCACGCCCATAGGCATTGGAGGAGGGACTTATGCCAAGTACTTGAGGGAACTAGGCATACCGACCGCGGTCTGGATGACCATTGATGAGACCGCGCATTCCCCTAATGAATACATGGTGATAGATAATGCGGTTAAAGATGTTGAGACCCTCCTAGCAGTGCTTAGAGGGATCCAGACAGATTCATAGAGCGATGGGTTAAGGCTCATTTATTGTGACCGCGCCATTGACCGCATTAATTGTAATGATGGGTTTCGTTCCTTCCTCCACCACGTGAATGGAGCCAGCCAATACATTTCTATTTCCTGGCCGAGCCATAATTAATTTGCCGTTAACGATGGTTACCGAGATCGATGCATTAGTTGATGTCATTAAGTTAATGACGCCGTTGCTGACCTCCTCCCCGCCCTTGAGGGCGAGACTTGTCGTTAGTTTTATCGCCGATAGGGAATACTTATTTCCAATTGGTAATGTGGAATTTATAACTCCATTAGTTACAGCCACATCGGCGAGCGACACATTAGTATTATTCATAATTATCACGCCATTAACCATAGATGCTTGGAGGTCCGTGGCATTTATCGACTCCAGGAGCCCCAAGCCATTCACTAATGCTATCCTAATTATGCTGGCCGAGGCTCCACGCATATTAATTAATCCATTGGTTCCATTTACTGAAAGCAATTTGATTAACCGTTGATGCGGCACTAGCACGATGAATTTAACAGAGCATAACCAACTTGGCCACCAATAAAATTGATTATTGGTGGAGAACCGCAACTCCACGCTTTCCCGCCTCACATTAATGGAGGAAACAACATAATTAGGCGGGCATAGTATTGAACGCTTAACCTCAATTAACTCGAGGAGGTTCCCGGAATAAGATGTTATAGTCAGGTTGCCGATCAACCCATTGCTATAAACATAGATGGAGGAGGATGCGTTAAGCTGTGAATTAAAGGTCTTAGTTATGGTTGCCCCTAATGGATGCGCATGAAGCAATGTTATGGCAATGAATGAGGCAATTATGATTATTGATATTATCGCTGCAGCCCTCACTTCCGGTCTCATACCTATGCCTGGAGCTCTTTCCTGAGCTCCTCTATCTTATCGCTGAGCAACTGTATTTGCTTGTTTAACGCATCTATTGCCTTATCCACGTCTGGTTCAGTGCGCCCCTTCTCCCTAACTACGCGGCTCCATGAGGTGACCGCAACTATTAACACTACAAAGGCAAACACTATGCCCGTGACTCCCGCATATATGGCCATGGCCACCACGCTTATGGTTACCGCCGCCCACACTATTGCAGTGATGATTATGAAGCTTGCATTATATTTACTATTGTTCATCTTCACCACCCACCAAGTCCATTATAATGCGTGGATTTATCGTTAAGTTGAAGTCCACTAACTCGTAGTACCTCAATGCCTTCGCTTCCCCCTCCACTAATTGAACCCTGCTCTTTACGAGACCGGCTTTCTGCAGTTTCACTAAGTGAACCTTCGCCAGGGCCCGGCTCACTCCCAATCTCTTCGCTATATCCGATAGATAGAGCGGACCATTCATTGCCAGTATAGCTATTATCCTCAGCCTTAACGGATGGCCTAGGCCATCCATTATGGAGGCCAACTCCTCCAACCCCTTCTTTTCCATACATTTCCATCAGTGTAACAAAAAAATTACTCGTATTTAAATCTTTTCCAGCAATAAACCATCCACTAACAAGGAATTAAATGAGAATAAAGGCAAAGTCAAGCTGAACCAAGAACCAATAAGGGGAAATTAACCAAATTGTGGAAGCGGCGATTGGGGAGGTGACCCACTCCCCGTACATGTGAAACGCCACCCATACATATAATTATTAATTATGTGATAGTATGGAATTAAGGTGGGCGGCGGTTGCGGATAGAAAATCAGCCAATACATGCGGAACGAGGCCAACTCATTAGCGCATCCCATCCAGCCGCCCGTATTCACGCTGGCGGAGACCCCCATGGGGATGGCTAACTCAACGAAGGAAGATGGATACCACGTCCCAGCCCCATTCACTATAAAATAATTAGATGTAGCCGTATCCAACGAATTAGGCTCCATAACGTAAGAAGTACTAGGCTGCAGAACCCACGTAAAGTTAATTGTTGGCCCCGCCGCGGGCTCCGTATATATTGTTATAGTTGATGGCGGAACAATAATATTAACTCCGCTCGTGAAACCAATGCCGGAGGCCCTTATGCCTATACCCACATCATATGATTCTTGGACCTGTATTGGCGTTGGAGAGTAGCCCCACCAAGCCCCCCACCCAGTGAATGTTACGCCGTTTATCGGGCAAACCGAGGCCATGTCGGGCGTCACCACGCCCTTGGCGCACTCATATGATGAGTAATAATCCTGGTAAGAGGATAACCAATTCAAGCCAGCCCCTGAACCAGGCTTAGCCCAGACCCAAGTCCAAGTATTGCCTGGTATATATGGATACTGAATNCCATTGAATGCAATGATGCTAACATGGCCATTTATCGCTATGCAGAAATCCGCATAGTATTCCGTATCTGTATCGATCCCGTACTGATTATCATAGATATAATATGGACCCGTGAAAAAGAAATAACTGTTGCCATTAATATCGACTTGGCCGGAAAACGCGCTACTGCCAGCCATGTATTCGCATACGTCGGAGCCCGTGGTTGAGGATGGGAGTGATTGAAGCGCTGGCTCAGGTAATTCAAACAGTTGCGATGGGGCGGGCTCTGTTGCAGCGGCCATGAATTCGCTCCACTCGTATCTCTTGATCCCCAAGTCATTGATGGCGGCGGGCCCAATCATTAAGTCCCTATTCCCCATGGCCGCCGCAACCACGTAATCCCCATTGCCGGCCCAAGGCACCACAGCCACGCTGGCGTTGAATGCCTCCCTCCAGGCATTGACTAGGGCTATCTCCGCCGCCAATGCATCGCTCCCATTCACCCCAATAATTATGAAGTCGTGGTTCTTGAGGAGGAGCCCCAAGTAGCCGCGTATGGAGGAATTGCCGAGCCTCGCCAAGTATCCCCAGTCCACGGCCACCACGGAGCTGGGGGGCACGTTCCTGAGACTCGAGGCATTGATTTGCCTATGATTGGGGAATCCAGCTGAGGATAGCTCTACCCCGAGAGAGGGAGGACCAATTAGGTAAACGGTTCCGTTGAAGGGGATTGGGAATGGGGAACTTGATTGATTGGCTGCATGATGCTTGCTCATGTGGAGAAGACCGTATGTCAGGAGAACGATTATTATGCCCACGATCGCTGCGCACTTCCCGCACTTGCTGGGCATAGGCTGAAGTTATTCACAACTATATAAGCACTACACGTAGTCTGCCCCACAAACTAGTATGTTTATTAGGGCTGAATCCTTTTTCATATTAACAGAAATCTTTTTATATTCTTGCTTTTTATTGATGAACTCCCATGCCGATGTGGGCTCTGCCCAAAAGGGTGGGAGCCTCGTGCCGTTGGGCTCGACGGGGATCCATGACCCGCCTACCTTGAAGTCGGGCAGGTGGCCGAGGGCTAAGTCCCTGCACTCGATCGTGAGTGAATATAAAATGAGCGAAATGAGAGCGTAGGGGCAAACGGTTGATGCAGCTGTTTACCGCTTTATTTATTATAATTACTAATTAGAAACAGAAGATGAACAGAGCGTTGGTACCTCATCTATGCTGAGGTCAATTAGGGGTAAGCCCACGAGCCCCTCCATATGGAGGGGCATAAACTTGGCTAGGCCATTAGGGAAGGGGGGCCGAATACATCATTGAATGCCCCTGAGCTGGTATCTTGCCATTTTCCTCATTTTCTTCACTTGATTGATCACAGAAACACCGAGGGAACCTAGTTCTCCTTGGTAGGCATCCACGGCTACTTGAGTTAACTCTGCCATGTTGTTGCTTTCCAAGGATTTCATCAAGATGTTGAGGTCTATGGCGGCTTCCTCCACGGATAGGGTGTTTCCAGGCATTTTGGCGCTGAGCCCGAAATCTATAATATAGAGGTCGCTGCTCACTAATGCATTCGCGGGAGTGGGGTCTCCATGCATGATGCCGTTTAAGTGCAGTATTGCCAAGTACTTCGCAAATAACTGAAGCAAATCACTTCTCGCGGGCAACAGATCCATTAATCTCGGCGCATTTATGTACCTCATTCTTATTATGAATCGGGAAATATCCACATCATAGATCTCAGGAACGGGAACCAGCGTTGATGCGATTATCATGTTTCGGGACTCATTAATTGTGCGCCTCAGCCTAATGCGTTTATCCACTTCCTCTAGCCTATAGGGCTTCCTCACCCTCTCCTTCACTAGAACCCTTAAACCGAGCCAGTCCTCTAGGTAGAGGATGGCCTCCGCTCCCTTTGCAATGATTACTCTATCCATTTTCCCCCATGTATCTTCTCAAGCAGGTAATCATGCAGGAATCTTAAGCCATGCGTTGAGAGGGCCTCTATCTCGACCTTCTTCTTCATCTTCAGGAATAGATTTATTTCTTTCTTCCATGCCTCCGACCGGAACCATGGGTACCGTATTAACTCCTCAGCCCTCTTTATGTCCCTATCATTAGCGGCAATGACGTAATCACTGGATATCTTGTAATTAATTATATCTGAAGTAGTTACGCCGATGAATTTAGCATTAGGCGTGGCCAGTCTCTCCGACTCATAGCTGAGCTTTATGGAGCCCGATTTATACACGGAGTAAATATAGTAACCATACGGATCACTATCGGTCAACACGTAGATGGGCAATTTATAATCCTCATTCAATCTCCTCACGAATTTCCTAGTGGCCCTATCCGGCATTCCCCTAGCAGTTATCAATATGGCGTTCTCCTTATTCCAGAAGCCCTCCCTATTAAGCCTCTGAAATATTGCATCCTTCTCCACCACCAGGACATATGATGCCTCTATCTTAACTATATCAAGCTCATCGGGATTAGGGGGAAGACCCAGCGCCGTGTCCCCCATCCTCGTGGCATCTATCTCAAATCCCTTGGATCTAACAATTATTGGGCCGACCACCTTGCCCTTGACATCGGCGGAGAGGCCCATCTCCTCCCTAAGCACGTTTAACCCAACCTCCAAGTCCTCTATCGCCGCATTAGACTCGGCTTGATCATCCCACGTATTCTCCCTAATTGTACCCGCGTTGGGTACCCTGAAGGTTATTGTGTGCTTTCCATTATAGTATAGATCCCTTATAGTGGGGTAAACCCCTTCCCGTATGGATGATACTATTAACTTGAGCATCAAAATGGTCTGCATGAATCTCTTGGACTCCTTCATATCCAGTAATCGCCGCTTCAACTTCTCCGGCCCCAAGACAACGATCCGCCTCTTTTCATCCCACACCGTATTGCTCAGGGTTCTTGACGGTATTTCCAGGACGGGTTCCTCGCCTCTCTCTATCTGGGCATAGAGCTCTTGTGCGAGGCCCTCCATTATCTTGAGGACCTCGGATCTAGGCTTCGCCCTGCTGTTGCTGCTCTGCATTATCTTCCACCTCCTCAATGGCCTCTAGGTATTTAATCTTTCTTGAGATTATTTTCTTCAATTTATTAAGCACTTGATCCTCCCTTAATCCAATTATAGACGCTATTGAGGATGCCACTTCCCTTGAGAACATGGTGAACATGGCGTAACGCACCATTGCCTCCTTCTCCTTCTCCTTCCTGGATAAATATACCCTGAGCCTCCTAGCGACTTCCCTAATGGCCAGCCGCACCTCGCTCTCTATCTCCGGCACGTCAGCTATGGCTTCCTTCCCGGCACTGGCGTAGGGTATCTTAGTGGAGCAAATATGAACCACAACCACGAGGGGCGCTGGGAACTTAACCTTATACAGGTTCCAATCCACTTCATCCACGACGTGGCGCACGACATCATTTCCCTCATCATATAGCAAGGGAACCTTATTGGCGAACCTATATATTACGGGCCTATCGCTGGGCTCTATTTTTCCTCCCCACGCAATGGCTGCCTCAACTATGAATGGGTTGCCCGAGTATGAGGAGGGCTTCCTAGTTGTGGCGAAGACCGCTTCCGGCTCCAAAATCTTCTTAATGCCTTGCTCCAATAACTCCGCGCCAACTGGGCTTAACCAATCCGCCCTTGGTCTCCTCCACTCATTGAATTCCCTCATCTTGGTGACCAAGTGAGTTACTTCATCCATGCTTAGCTCCTTCACGCTCTTAGAGGAATCTATTCCAATCGATTTCAGGAAGTTGATCGCAGTCTCGTCCCCAACACCATCAAAGTTATCCACCAGGAACTCGGCCAGGGGGGAGTCGCCGTTTCTAGATATCAATTGCTTAACCACCTCTATATCGATGCTCTTGGGGTGAGGCAATCCCTCCTTGGGTGGCGTGGGTAGAGTTAATGTGACGCGTTCTATGTTGATCACACCGCCGTCGGGCTCTTTCACATGTATCTCGGCGTAGGGGGCAACCATGGCGACCCTCTTAATGTACTCCTCCACCCTATGCTTCGCCTTAAGCCAATCGCCCTCCATCACCACATGAACCGCGGTACCATGCCACTTATACTTGTTATCCCACTCCTCCTGGTGCTTTATGAGGGGGTCATTATGCAGCGTGTCTATCATTATATCGAATCTATATACCTTGTCAGAGCCCAGGGGCGCGCTGATCACTGTTATTGGTTTATTCGTGGTGGATTGGGCATATAATATGACCATTTTAGCGCCTAGACCAAAGATGCCCCTATGCTGCTTCACCTTATACTTGGAGCTATAGAAGACTCGGCCAAATACATTTGGAATCTCATCCTTGGGTATTCCTATGCCATTATCCTCCACATAAATGGAGAGCCAATTCTCTCGCTCCGCATACTTCATGTAGGCCTTTATGAATGGATGGATGCCGAACGTCTCCGTGGCATCCAAGGCATTCTCTATTAACTCCCTAACCGCTTGATAAAGCGCCCTAGACGGGTTCGCAAAGCCTGCCAACTCCTTGTTGCGCCTAAACCACTCCGATGGAGATAATGATTCAAACTTGACGTCTGTAGCCATTCTTGGCAAACCGTACTGGGTGCCTTAATAAATCTACCCCATGATAAAACGAACGACAAANCTCGCCCCTTTAGGGCGCGGGGGTAGCTCGCCTAATCCCAAAAAGTTAAATAAGGGAAGCAAACACAGCGGCAAGTGTCTGCGATAGATGATGCAATAATTAGGAAAGCCTTCACCGGCAGGGGTGATCCCACGGTTGAGGTGGAATTAATCCTAGAAAGCGGGGCAATTGGAACAGCCATTGCGCCGGCCGGCGCATCCAAGGGAAAACATGAAGCCCAATTTCTACCAACGGAGGGCATAGATGCCGCAATAGACGTGTATAGGAGGTGGGTGGCCACCGAATTAATAGGCATGAATGCATTAAGCCAGGGAGACATAGATTCAAGGCTAGAGGAAATAGATGGAACCCCAAACTTCAGCAGGATAGGGGGAGCATCGGCATTCGCTACGTCATTAGCGACGGCCGTGGCATCCTCGAACTACTTGGATATCCCCCTCTATAGATACTTGGGCGGGTCCTTTGCCACCGCCTTCCCATACCCGGTCAGTAACGTGATTGGGGGAGGAAAGCACTCAAGGGACCTGGGACCCGATTTCCAAGAGTTCCTCGTGATACCATATGGTGCGCCGGACATCTATACAGCCATTAGCACTAACTTGGAGATACATAGGGAGGTAGGCAAGGAACTAATAAAGGAGGACCCAACATTTGCTGGAGGCAAGAATGATGAGGGGGCGTGGACGGCTAAGATATCCACGACAAAGGCATTGGATATATTATCGGGGATAGTGAAGAAAAAAATGGGCGAGAAGGGATTCCCAATAGGCATAGGCATTGATGCCGCACCATCTGGCATGTGGAACGGAGAAAAATACGTTTATAGGAGCGAAGGCAAGGAGAGAACCGCGAGGGAGCACATAGATCTCATAAAGCAACTAATAGAGAAATACGGAATAGTTTACTTTGAGGACCCAGTGCATGAGGAGGATTTTGAGGGATTCGCCGAATTAAGGGCAACCCTCGGCGATAAGTGCCTAATAGTCGGGGATGACATATTCGTAACCAATTCATCCAGGCTAAGGAAAGGAATAGAGAGAAAAGCGGGGAACGGCATAATAATAAAGGTAGATCAAGTAGGAACACTAAGCAGAGCCAATGAGACTGTTAAGTTAGCCAAGGAAAACGGGTATACGATTATAGTGTCGCATAGATCAGGGGACACTGAGAAGGAATTGCTGGCCCACATAGCGCTGGGATTCCAGGCCCCATTCATAAAGACGGGGATAGTGGGCGGGGAACGAATGGCCAAACTAAATGAATTAATACGGGTTTGGGACCTAGAGGGGCGGGCCGCCCACATGGCGAATCCACCAATCCACTAGGAACTTAAGATCATTTATAATTGAGGACTTAAATGGAGCGGAAAACCTCGCCCCTTTAGGGCCAGGGTAGCTCACCTCTTAGCTTCTTAGCATTACCATGAGACTCGGTAACCGATTTCCCTGGATGGAAATGCCTAGAACACTCCTTAACTAAATCATTCAGAACAATCTATTCCCTACATCCCCAGTTGGCCAGTGAGTTTTCTTAAGCCTTATTTCGAATACCAAAATGGAATCTAATTGCGTGTCCACTAAATGGTAACGCATATATAAATATGACTGTACAATCCCATCTTAAGAATCAAGAAGAGGGACATGCACTGCTTGAAACCTTGCCTAATTCCGCAGTACTGCGGCTGTTAATTGTCCCAAAACAGCCTTGTTCTCACGTATTCCCTCTCTGCCTCCATTATTGATGCGTAAAGCTCTTCCTCGTTATGGGCCTTTACCAAAACCTTCCGTATCGCCGAAGAAGAGCCGACGCCGTGAGATGCTAATGCTATTAATCCCTTGAGGCCAAATTGAAGTATGACTAGGGATCGCTGTCTAAGAACCTCTAGAAACTGTTTCTCTTGAGGAGCTAAAGGCTTCTTGCCGCGGAACTTATTGATCACCTTAATGGCATAATCAAGCTTCTCATCCCTATATTTAAGCATGGATATAGTTCTTAACCCACATTTAGGGCATCGCAAGGAGTTCTCGTTAATATACTTGATTTTGGCTGTGAAGTTCCATCCACACTTCATGCAGATGAGGGTGACCTCGTTCTCCATTATTCTCTTCTTCACTATATCCATCAAAGCAGAGCGGGGCACCTCATCTATTGCGAAGTCCAAGCCCTCTATCTCTATTATTGGAAGCGCAAGCGGGCTGAACTCCGTTACTTGCTTTATGACTATATCAATGGAGCCGCTCCTGATGCCATTAATTAGGTTCAATAATTCAGCAATGTCAAGCTTATCTATCGCTATTTCCTTGATTACCTCATCCTCAAGTAATGTTCCCCTATACGCCTCCGCTAATCGGGATATATTTACATCAACG encodes the following:
- a CDS encoding diaminopimelate aminotransferase (catalyzes the transamination of diaminopimelate with 2-oxoglutarate to produce tetrahydrodipicolinate and glutamate), with the protein product MDKDRLREDVIRIMREMIPIKALAPENGGEGELDRAIFLQEYIKPFFDEVRRIDAPDPRAKGGIRPNIIARAKGRTQGEKTLWVIAHMDTVPEGDPALWRYPPFQATVEGNRIYGRGVEDDGQGIVEGILLAESARDEGLSGVGLILASDEEVGSKYGIQHILKVEPNLIKPSDLVIVPDAGSPDGSKIEVAEKGILWLRVSVEGRQTHASTPGKGLNAARLGMRLALEIDQFLHERYNAVDPTFDPPTSTFEPTRREKNVDNVNTIPGTDVSYFDCRILPTYRVNDVLEDVKRLAESFCSIYGCKARVDVVNREDPSQPTSPNSPVVSMLANALRETRGIIATPIGIGGGTYAKYLRELGIPTAVWMTIDETAHSPNEYMVIDNAVKDVETLLAVLRGIQTDS
- a CDS encoding enolase; this translates as MDDAIIRKAFTGRGDPTVEVELILESGAIGTAIAPAGASKGKHEAQFLPTEGIDAAIDVYRRWVATELIGMNALSQGDIDSRLEEIDGTPNFSRIGGASAFATSLATAVASSNYLDIPLYRYLGGSFATAFPYPVSNVIGGGKHSRDLGPDFQEFLVIPYGAPDIYTAISTNLEIHREVGKELIKEDPTFAGGKNDEGAWTAKISTTKALDILSGIVKKKMGEKGFPIGIGIDAAPSGMWNGEKYVYRSEGKERTAREHIDLIKQLIEKYGIVYFEDPVHEEDFEGFAELRATLGDKCLIVGDDIFVTNSSRLRKGIERKAGNGIIIKVDQVGTLSRANETVKLAKENGYTIIVSHRSGDTEKELLAHIALGFQAPFIKTGIVGGERMAKLNELIRVWDLEGRAAHMANPPIH
- a CDS encoding ArsR family transcriptional regulator gives rise to the protein MEKKGLEELASIMDGLGHPLRLRIIAILAMNGPLYLSDIAKRLGVSRALAKVHLVKLQKAGLVKSRVQLVEGEAKALRYYELVDFNLTINPRIIMDLVGGEDEQ
- a CDS encoding DNA topoisomerase VI (relaxes both positive and negative superturns and exhibits a strong decatenase activity; the B subunit binds ATP), whose amino-acid sequence is MATDVKFESLSPSEWFRRNKELAGFANPSRALYQAVRELIENALDATETFGIHPFIKAYMKYAERENWLSIYVEDNGIGIPKDEIPNVFGRVFYSSKYKVKQHRGIFGLGAKMVILYAQSTTNKPITVISAPLGSDKVYRFDIMIDTLHNDPLIKHQEEWDNKYKWHGTAVHVVMEGDWLKAKHRVEEYIKRVAMVAPYAEIHVKEPDGGVINIERVTLTLPTPPKEGLPHPKSIDIEVVKQLISRNGDSPLAEFLVDNFDGVGDETAINFLKSIGIDSSKSVKELSMDEVTHLVTKMREFNEWRRPRADWLSPVGAELLEQGIKKILEPEAVFATTRKPSSYSGNPFIVEAAIAWGGKIEPSDRPVIYRFANKVPLLYDEGNDVVRHVVDEVDWNLYKVKFPAPLVVVVHICSTKIPYASAGKEAIADVPEIESEVRLAIREVARRLRVYLSRKEKEKEAMVRYAMFTMFSREVASSIASIIGLREDQVLNKLKKIISRKIKYLEAIEEVEDNAEQQQQGEA
- a CDS encoding DNA topoisomerase VI, with the translated sequence MQSSNSRAKPRSEVLKIMEGLAQELYAQIERGEEPVLEIPSRTLSNTVWDEKRRIVVLGPEKLKRRLLDMKESKRFMQTILMLKLIVSSIREGVYPTIRDLYYNGKHTITFRVPNAGTIRENTWDDQAESNAAIEDLEVGLNVLREEMGLSADVKGKVVGPIIVRSKGFEIDATRMGDTALGLPPNPDELDIVKIEASYVLVVEKDAIFQRLNREGFWNKENAILITARGMPDRATRKFVRRLNEDYKLPIYVLTDSDPYGYYIYSVYKSGSIKLSYESERLATPNAKFIGVTTSDIINYKISSDYVIAANDRDIKRAEELIRYPWFRSEAWKKEINLFLKMKKKVEIEALSTHGLRFLHDYLLEKIHGGKWIE
- a CDS encoding chorismate-binding protein, which gives rise to MPVNLQDYQKKEYDVECDGRITKLKPIKVWTLAPKGRKGVVIGLFKCPNGKTIRKSIGKIEP